Proteins encoded together in one Musa acuminata AAA Group cultivar baxijiao chromosome BXJ3-6, Cavendish_Baxijiao_AAA, whole genome shotgun sequence window:
- the LOC135641638 gene encoding uncharacterized protein LOC135641638 isoform X2: MLLDLLIRFSDPYVGTFGVDLSDEESERRLRSRRSLRSSRKREFSFELDLIVGREEDSCHGFSGWRCCAGSWSWEDNLLSAKLFDALPSFILTCPRCCNELDF; encoded by the exons ATGCTCCTCGATCTCCTCATCCGCTTCTCAG ATCCTTATGTTGGAACCTTTGGTGTCGACCTCTCCGACGAGGAAAGCGAACGCCGTCTTCGTAGCAG GAGGTCGCTGCGTAGCAGCAGGAAGAGGGAGTTTTCGTTTGAATTGGATTTGATCGTGGGCCGGGAGGAAGATTCGTGCCACGG GTTTTCAGGATGGCGGTGTTGTGCTGGATCATGGAGCTGGGAGGACAATCTTTTGTCCGCTAAACTTTTTGATGCTTTGCCATCTTTCATTCTGACGTGTCCTCGGTGTTGTAATGAGCTGGATTTTTGA
- the LOC135641638 gene encoding uncharacterized protein LOC135641638 isoform X1, translating into MLLDLLIRFSDPYVGTFGVDLSDEESERRLRSRILLHVGRRSLRSSRKREFSFELDLIVGREEDSCHGFSGWRCCAGSWSWEDNLLSAKLFDALPSFILTCPRCCNELDF; encoded by the exons ATGCTCCTCGATCTCCTCATCCGCTTCTCAG ATCCTTATGTTGGAACCTTTGGTGTCGACCTCTCCGACGAGGAAAGCGAACGCCGTCTTCGTAGCAG AATCCTTCTACATGTGGGTAGGAGGTCGCTGCGTAGCAGCAGGAAGAGGGAGTTTTCGTTTGAATTGGATTTGATCGTGGGCCGGGAGGAAGATTCGTGCCACGG GTTTTCAGGATGGCGGTGTTGTGCTGGATCATGGAGCTGGGAGGACAATCTTTTGTCCGCTAAACTTTTTGATGCTTTGCCATCTTTCATTCTGACGTGTCCTCGGTGTTGTAATGAGCTGGATTTTTGA
- the LOC135641638 gene encoding uncharacterized protein LOC135641638 isoform X3, whose amino-acid sequence MLLDLLIRFSDPYVGTFGVDLSDEESERRLRSRRSLRSSRKREFSFELDLIVGREEDSCHGVKPTERRHELICLLDAAGFFT is encoded by the exons ATGCTCCTCGATCTCCTCATCCGCTTCTCAG ATCCTTATGTTGGAACCTTTGGTGTCGACCTCTCCGACGAGGAAAGCGAACGCCGTCTTCGTAGCAG GAGGTCGCTGCGTAGCAGCAGGAAGAGGGAGTTTTCGTTTGAATTGGATTTGATCGTGGGCCGGGAGGAAGATTCGTGCCACGG GGTCAAACCTACAGAACGCAGACATGAGTTGATCTGCCTTTTGGATGCAGCGGGTTTCTTCACCTGA
- the LOC103988342 gene encoding protein BIG GRAIN 1-like E, producing the protein MSHRHACVESLALLITSHCLRITTNDQRYYVGTAPYNKEVSSHCLQPIPMHGVDACMSSLMSGKGFSSMNHRYRERFNSWNESDELGVFEATRYFSDATDGVGLVGGFGPRGAVAVEQTVPRSSDGRLISGSPSLTRAKKCGKQPGSPGAKLVGYLNSFFHQAASRRKPKCSNPTSTSREPREDGEEVEKRPGDQKERRRSITGHSQSTKTAGTKSSNFCPRSEVRGRRRSITEVSKERENWENKQVPNGAWPRGRNKTFGRTGKEVEDDDGDSDSSSDLFELKICDRGGLSDGLPVFATTDIQAIKRDTAISSSAS; encoded by the coding sequence ATGTCTCATCGGCACGCGTGCGTCGAGTCGCTTGCATTGCTGATAACATCCCATTGTTTGCGGATAACAACGAATGATCAACGTTATTATGTGGGTACTGCTCCTTATAACAAAGAGGTGTCTTCCCACTGTCTACAACCCATACCTATGCATGGAGTCGACGCCTGCATGTCTTCCCTGATGTCCGGCAAGGGATTCTCCAGCATGAATCACCGCTACAGGGAGCGATTCAACAGTTGGAATGAGTCCGACGAGCTCGGCGTCTTCGAGGCGACGCGGTACTTCTCTGATGCGACCGACGGCGTAGGTCTCGTAGGTGGATTTGGCCCTCGTGGAGCTGTTGCAGTCGAGCAGACGGTGCCCAGGAGCTCAGATGGGAGACTAATTAGCGGCAGTCCCTCGCTGACGAGAGCCAAGAAGTGCGGCAAGCAACCTGGCTCCCCTGGAGCTAAATTAGTCGGCTATCTCAACTCTTTCTTCCATCAAGCGGCTTCTCGGAGGAAGCCGAAGTGTTCGAATCCCACCTCGACGTCCAGAGAGCCACGAGAGGATGGGGAAGAGGTGGAGAAGAGACCTGGAGATCagaaggagagaagaagaagcatcaCCGGCCATTCTCAAAGCACCAAGACCGCTGGCACCAAATCCAGCAATTTCTGCCCACGAAGTGAGGTAAggggaaggagaagaagtatcACGGAGGTGTCAAAGGAGAGAGAAAACTGGGAGAACAAACAGGTGCCGAACGGTGCATGGCCAAGGGGAAGAAATAAGACCTTCGGTAGAACAGGAAAAGAGGTGGAAGATGATGACGGGGACTCCGACTCCAGTTCCGATCTATTCGAGCTGAAGATTTGCGATCGCGGCGGCCTCTCCGACGGCTTGCCCGTCTTTGCAACCACAGATATCCAAGCTATCAAGAGAGACACTGCGATATCAAGTTCTGCATCTTAG
- the LOC103987507 gene encoding oligopeptide transporter 3: MTSKGDRKGEPPVSEEGVERCPVEEVKLVVPETDDPSLPVMTFRAWFLGLTSCSLLIFLNTFFTYRTQPLTISAILMQIAVLPIGRLMASVLPDREVNLLPGWGFNLNPGPFNIKEHVIITIFASCGVSYGGGDAYSIGAITVMKAYYKQNLSFLCALLIVLSTQILGYGWAGMMRRYLVEPPEMWWPSNLAQVSLFRALHEKDSRSQGLSRMRFFLIFFVASFAYYTLPGYLLPILTFFSWMCWAWPRSITAQQIGSAYHGLGVGAFTLDWAGISAYHGSPLVTPWFSILNVAIGFIMFIYIIVPVCYWKFNTFDARKFPVFSNQLFTATGHKYDTTKILTPDFDLNVAAYDSYGKLYLSPLFALSIGSGFARFTATISHVLLFHGSDIWRQSKSAMNSLKLDIHGKLMRRYKQVPQWWFVVLLAGSIVLSLMLSFVWKEEVQLPWWGMIFAFGLAWLVTLPIGVIQATTNQQPGYDIIAEFMIGYVLPGKPIANLLFKIYGRISTIHALSFLADLKLGHYMKIPPRCMYTAQLAGTVVAGVLNLSVAWWMLENIENICDVDSLHPDSPWTCPKYRVTFDASVIWGLIAPGRLFGHGGLYRNLVWLFLVGAVLPVPVWVLSKIFPEKKWISLINVPVITYGFAGMPPATPTNIASWLITGTIFNYFVFRYRKVWWQRYNYVLSAALDAGTAFMGVLLFFALQNQHHNLHWWGSELDHCPLASCPTAPGISVKGCPVF; the protein is encoded by the exons ATGACCTCCAAGGGTGATAGGAAAGGTGAACCTCCGGTTTCGGAGGAGGGGGTGGAGAGATGCCCCGTCGAGGAGGTGAAGCTGGTGGTCCCGGAGACCGACGACCCGTCGCTCCCGGTGATGACATTCCGGGCGTGGTTCCTCGGCCTCACCTCCTGCtccctcctcatcttcctcaacACCTTCTTCACCTACCGCACGCAGCCGCTCACCATCTCCGCCATCCTGATGCAGATAGCCGTGCTGCCCATCGGTCGCCTCATGGCCTCCGTACTTCCCGACAGGGAGGTCAATCTGCTCCCCGGGTGGGGTTTCAACCTCAACCCCGGCCCCTTCAACATCAAGGAGCACGTCATCATCACCATCTTCGCCAGTTGCGGCGTGTCCTACGGCGGAGGCGACGCCTACTCCATCGGCGCCATCACAGTGATGAAGGCCTACTATAAGCAGAACTTGAGCTTCCTCTGCGCTCTCCTTATTGTTCTCAGCACGCAG ATCTTGGGTTATGGGTGGGCTGGAATGATGAGAAGGTATTTGGTGGAGCCACCTGAGATGTGGTGGCCTTCTAACCTTGCTCAGGTCTCCCTCTTCAG AGCTTTACACGAGAAGGACTCGAGATCTCAAGGGCTAAGCAGGATGCGGTTCTTTCTCATCTTCTTCGTCGCGAGCTTTGCCTACTACACGTTGCCCGGCTACCTCTTGCCCATACTGACCTTCTTCTCCTGGATGTGCTGGGCATGGCCTCGTAGCATTACCGCACAGCAGATCGGGTCGGCTTACCATGGCCTCGGAGTCGGCGCATTTACTCTCGACTGGGCGGGCATCTCCGCGTACCACGGCAGTCCTCTGGTGACGCCATGGTTCTCCATCCTCAACGTGGCCATCGGCTTCATCATGTTCATCTACATCATCGTCCCCGTGTGCTACTGGAAGTTCAACACCTTCGACGCCCGCAAGTTCCCCGTCTTCTCCAATCAGCTCTTCACTGCGACAGGGCACAAGTACGACACCACCAAGATACTGACGCCGGATTTTGACCTCAACGTAGCCGCATACGACAGCTACGGCAAGCTCTACCTCAGCCCTCTTTTCGCACTCTCGATCGGGTCAGGATTCGCGAGATTCACGGCAACCATTTCCCATGTCCTCCTCTTCCATGGAAG CGATATATGGAGGCAAAGCAAGTCAGCGATGAACTCCCTGAAGCTGGACATCCATGGCAAACTGATGCGGAGATACAAGCAAGTTCCTCAGTGGTGGTTCGTCGTTCTACTGGCGGGAAGCATCGTCTTGTCGCTGATGCTGTCGTTTGTTTGGAAAGAGGAGGTGCAGCTGCCTTGGTGGGGGATGATATTTGCCTTCGGTTTGGCTTGGCTTGTCACACTTCCCATCGGAGTCATTCAAGCAACCACGAATCAG CAACCTGGATATGACATTATAGCCGAGTTCATGATTGGGTATGTCCTTCCGGGCAAACCTATTGCAAATCTGCTGTTCAAGATCTACGGTAGAATCAGCACCATCCATGCCCTTTCCTTCCTCGCAGATCTGAAGCTTGGCCATTACATGAAGATCCCACCTAGGTGCATGTACACTGCCCAG CTGGCAGGAACTGTTGTCGCCGGAGTCTTGAACCTATCTGTGGCTTGGTGGATGCTCGAAAACATCGAGAACATCTGCGACGTCGATTCACTGCATCCCGATAGCCCGTGGACATGCCCCAAGTACAGAGTCACCTTTGATGCGTCTGTCATCTGGGGGCTTATAGCCCCCGGGCGACTCTTCGGGCACGGCGGGTTGTACAGGAACCTGGTGTGGTTGTTCCTCGTCGGCGCCGTCTTGCCCGTTCCCGTGTGGGTGTTGAGCAAGATCTTCCCGGAGAAGAAGTGGATATCTCTCATCAACGTACCTGTCATCACCTACGGCTTCGCCGGAATGCCACCCGCAACCCCAACCAACATAGCCAGCTGGCTCATCACCGGCACCATCTTCAACTACTTCGTCTTCCGATACCGAAAGGTGTGGTGGCAGCGGTACAACTACGTCTTGTCTGCAGCGCTGGATGCAGGTACAGCATTCATGGGCGTGCTGCTCTTCTTCGCTCTCCAGAACCAGCATCACAACTTGCACTGGTGGGGCTCGGAGCTCGACCACTGCCCCTTGGCGTCATGTCCAACCGCGCCTGGGATATCAGTTAAAGGATGCCCAGTCTTCTAA
- the LOC135641164 gene encoding heterogeneous nuclear ribonucleoprotein 1-like, with translation MQSDLGKLFIGGISWDTNEDRLREYFRNYGEVVEAVIMKDRTTGRARGFGFIVFADPAVAERVVMEKHLIDGRMVEAKKAVPRDDQQILNRNNSSVHGSPGPGGRTKKIFVGGLPSTLTESDFKKYFDQFGTITDVVVMYDHNTQRPRGFGFITYDSEDAVDRVLFKSFHELNGKMVEVKRAVPKELSPGPNIRSPSPGYNYGLNRANSFLNGYTQGYNPSLISGYGMRMDGRLGPISARNGFTSFGPGFGMGMNFEPSLIPSFGGNSSFSNNIGYGRGLSPYYSANSTRYSSPIGYGGGSANASSGFSSVTRNAWSGGDLNYGTNSASSNAYMASGNGSLGGFGNSTINWGSATPISAQVGGGTSSYTSGNLNFGGGDNNFDLGGGSFGRSTGPSVVKTSLSPSSGGFEGSYAELYGGSSVYGDPTWRSSSSELGGTGSFGYGLGTVPSDIIGKGSAGYVGDYNATNRQPNRGIAT, from the exons ATGCAGTCGGATCTTGGGAAGCTGTTCATTGGTGGGATTTCCTGGGACACAAATGAGGACCGCCTGCGGGAGTACTTTAGAAACTACGGTGAGGTGGTGGAGGCTGTGATTATGAAGGACCGCACCACCGGCCGTGCTCGTGGTTTTGGGTTCATTGTGTTTGCAGACCCGGCCGTCGCGGAGCGAGTTGTCATGGAAAAGCACTTGATTGACGGCCGAATG GTTGAGGCAAAGAAAGCTGTTCCCAGGGATGACCAGCAGATCCTTAATAGAAACAACAGCAGCGTCCATGGTTCTCCTGGTCCAGGTGGTCGCACCAAGAAGATATTTGTGGGAGGCCTGCCATCTACCCTAACGGAGAGTGATTTCAAGAAGTACTTTGATCAATTTGGAACAATCACTGATGTTGTTGTGATGTATGATCACAACACCCAGAGGCCTCGGGGATTTGGTTTCATCACATATGACTCCGAGGATGCTGTGGACAGGGTACTATTTAAAAGCTTTCATGAGCTGAATGGTAAGATGGTTGAGGTCAAGAGGGCTGTTCCCAAAGAACTATCCCCGGGACCCAATATTCGCTCCCCTAGTCCAGGATATAACTATGGTCTGAATAGGGCAAACAGCTTTCTTAATGGATATACTCAGGGATACAATCCAAGTTTGATTAGTGGCTATGGGATGAGGATGGACGGTAGGTTAGGTCCCATTAGTGCAAGGAACGGCTTCACTTCATTTGGTCCTGGTTTTGGAATGGGGATGAATTTTGAACCTAGTTTGATCCCAAGCTTTGGAGGAAATTCAAGTTTTAGCAACAATATTGGTTATGGACGTGGTTTGAGCCCATATTACAGTGCCAACTCCACGAGGTACAGTAGTCCCATCGGTTACGGTGGGGGTAGTGCAAATGCTAGTTCGGGATTTAGCTCAGTGACTCGTAATGCATGGAGTGGTGGAGATCTTAACTATGGTACTAATTCTGCAAGTTCCAATGCCTATATGGCCTCAGGGAATGGGAGCCTTGGAGGCTTTGGCAATAGTACCATAAACTGGGGCAGTGCTACTCCTATATCAGCTCAGGTTGGGGGAGGCACTTCAAGCTACACTAGTGGGAATCTTAACTTTGGAGGTGGTGACAATAACTTCGATCTCGGTGGTGGCAGTTTTGGAAGGAGCACTGGTCCTAGTGTAGTGAAAACTTCCCTTTCTCCATCAAGTGGTGGATTTGAAGGATCCTATGCGGAGCTGTATGGTGGAAGTTCAGTTTATGGAGACCCTACTTGGCGATCATCATCTTCTGAACTTGGGGGCACTGGCTCATTTGGTTATGGGCTTGGCACCGTACCTTCAGATATCATAGGCAAGGGCTCTGCTGGTTATGTGGGTGATTATAATGCTACCAATAGACAACCAAATAGAG GAATTGCCACATAA
- the LOC103987509 gene encoding probable inactive shikimate kinase like 1, chloroplastic isoform X1 has translation MATRAAASLAVSTLFPPPNRVLPSSSARIPSSSVVKPSVFLASPAAIREPRSRSRRSTRAYGFSGANMSVAAQETSLAVKKKAAEILNDLKGTSIFLVGMNCTMKTDLGKILADALRYCYFDSDSLVEQAAGGVSAAKSLRKEDEKGFRDSETEVLKQLSSMGRLVVCAGDGSVQTSTNLAYLRHGISIWVDVPLDYLANEMLIGEVSSPITVNAPESDSFSEQVLESLMQQYNELKEGFGTADTTVSLQKVASQLGCEDFTSVTPEVMVLEVLKGLERLMSVKKMMEAAAKPF, from the exons ATGGCGACGAGAGCCGCGGCATCTCTCGCCGTTTCTACCCTCTTCCCTCCGCCAAATCGCGTTCTTCCTTCGAGCTCCGCGCGGATCCCCTCTAGCTCCGTGGTGAAACCTTCCGTCTTCCTCGCCTCCCCAGCTGCGATTCGAGAACCACGGAGTAGGAGCAGGAGGAGCACACGCGCCTATGGTTTCTCCG GAGCCAATATGTCTGTAGCTGCACAGGAAACATCACTTGCTGTAAAG AAGAAGGCAGCTGAGATTTTGAATGATCTGAAAGGAACATCCATATTTCTTGTGG GGATGAATTGCACCATGAAAACTGATTTGGGGAAGATCTTAGCTGATGCACTGAGATATTGCTACTTCGACAG TGATAGTTTAGTTGAGCAAGCCGCAGGTGGTGTCTCTGCTGCTAAATCCTTGAGAAAGGAAGACGAAAAGGGTTTTCGCGACTCAGAG ACTGAAGTGCTAAAGCAGTTGTCCTCCATGGGTCGTTTGGTGGTTTGTGCCGGGGATGGTTCTGTGCAAACCTCGACAAACTT GGCTTATTTAAGACATGGTATCTCGATATGGGTAGATGTTCCCTTGGATTACTTGGCAAATGAGATGCTGATCGGTGAGGTGTCATCACCTATCACAGTAAATGCACCAGAGTCGGATTCATTCTCAGAG CAGGTGCTGGAATcacttatgcagcaatataatgaATTGAAAGAAGGATTTGGTACAGCAGATACAACTGTTTCACTCCAAA AGGTAGCCTCTCAGCTAGGTTGCGAAGACTTCACGTCTGTCACCCCAGAGGTCATGGTGTTGGAG GTTCTGAAGGGACTCGAGAGGCTGATGAGTGTGAAGAAGATGATGGAAGCAGCTGCCAAACCATTTTAA
- the LOC103987509 gene encoding probable inactive shikimate kinase like 1, chloroplastic isoform X3, protein MATRAAASLAVSTLFPPPNRVLPSSSARIPSSSVVKPSVFLASPAAIREPRSRSRRSTRAYGFSVIMWMQKKAAEILNDLKGTSIFLVGMNCTMKTDLGKILADALRYCYFDSDSLVEQAAGGVSAAKSLRKEDEKGFRDSETEVLKQLSSMGRLVVCAGDGSVQTSTNLAYLRHGISIWVDVPLDYLANEMLIGEVSSPITVNAPESDSFSEQVLESLMQQYNELKEGFGTADTTVSLQKVASQLGCEDFTSVTPEVMVLEVLKGLERLMSVKKMMEAAAKPF, encoded by the exons ATGGCGACGAGAGCCGCGGCATCTCTCGCCGTTTCTACCCTCTTCCCTCCGCCAAATCGCGTTCTTCCTTCGAGCTCCGCGCGGATCCCCTCTAGCTCCGTGGTGAAACCTTCCGTCTTCCTCGCCTCCCCAGCTGCGATTCGAGAACCACGGAGTAGGAGCAGGAGGAGCACACGCGCCTATGGTTTCTCCG TAATAATGTGGATGCAGAAGAAGGCAGCTGAGATTTTGAATGATCTGAAAGGAACATCCATATTTCTTGTGG GGATGAATTGCACCATGAAAACTGATTTGGGGAAGATCTTAGCTGATGCACTGAGATATTGCTACTTCGACAG TGATAGTTTAGTTGAGCAAGCCGCAGGTGGTGTCTCTGCTGCTAAATCCTTGAGAAAGGAAGACGAAAAGGGTTTTCGCGACTCAGAG ACTGAAGTGCTAAAGCAGTTGTCCTCCATGGGTCGTTTGGTGGTTTGTGCCGGGGATGGTTCTGTGCAAACCTCGACAAACTT GGCTTATTTAAGACATGGTATCTCGATATGGGTAGATGTTCCCTTGGATTACTTGGCAAATGAGATGCTGATCGGTGAGGTGTCATCACCTATCACAGTAAATGCACCAGAGTCGGATTCATTCTCAGAG CAGGTGCTGGAATcacttatgcagcaatataatgaATTGAAAGAAGGATTTGGTACAGCAGATACAACTGTTTCACTCCAAA AGGTAGCCTCTCAGCTAGGTTGCGAAGACTTCACGTCTGTCACCCCAGAGGTCATGGTGTTGGAG GTTCTGAAGGGACTCGAGAGGCTGATGAGTGTGAAGAAGATGATGGAAGCAGCTGCCAAACCATTTTAA
- the LOC103987509 gene encoding probable inactive shikimate kinase like 1, chloroplastic isoform X2 produces MATRAAASLAVSTLFPPPNRVLPSSSARIPSSSVVKPSVFLASPAAIREPRSRSRRSTRAYGFSGANMSVAAQETSLAVKKKAAEILNDLKGTSIFLVGMNCTMKTDLGKILADALRYCYFDSDSLVEQAAGGVSAAKSLRKEDEKGFRDSETEVLKQLSSMGRLVVCAGDGSVQTSTNLAYLRHGISIWVDVPLDYLANEMLIGEVSSPITVNAPESDSFSEVLESLMQQYNELKEGFGTADTTVSLQKVASQLGCEDFTSVTPEVMVLEVLKGLERLMSVKKMMEAAAKPF; encoded by the exons ATGGCGACGAGAGCCGCGGCATCTCTCGCCGTTTCTACCCTCTTCCCTCCGCCAAATCGCGTTCTTCCTTCGAGCTCCGCGCGGATCCCCTCTAGCTCCGTGGTGAAACCTTCCGTCTTCCTCGCCTCCCCAGCTGCGATTCGAGAACCACGGAGTAGGAGCAGGAGGAGCACACGCGCCTATGGTTTCTCCG GAGCCAATATGTCTGTAGCTGCACAGGAAACATCACTTGCTGTAAAG AAGAAGGCAGCTGAGATTTTGAATGATCTGAAAGGAACATCCATATTTCTTGTGG GGATGAATTGCACCATGAAAACTGATTTGGGGAAGATCTTAGCTGATGCACTGAGATATTGCTACTTCGACAG TGATAGTTTAGTTGAGCAAGCCGCAGGTGGTGTCTCTGCTGCTAAATCCTTGAGAAAGGAAGACGAAAAGGGTTTTCGCGACTCAGAG ACTGAAGTGCTAAAGCAGTTGTCCTCCATGGGTCGTTTGGTGGTTTGTGCCGGGGATGGTTCTGTGCAAACCTCGACAAACTT GGCTTATTTAAGACATGGTATCTCGATATGGGTAGATGTTCCCTTGGATTACTTGGCAAATGAGATGCTGATCGGTGAGGTGTCATCACCTATCACAGTAAATGCACCAGAGTCGGATTCATTCTCAGAG GTGCTGGAATcacttatgcagcaatataatgaATTGAAAGAAGGATTTGGTACAGCAGATACAACTGTTTCACTCCAAA AGGTAGCCTCTCAGCTAGGTTGCGAAGACTTCACGTCTGTCACCCCAGAGGTCATGGTGTTGGAG GTTCTGAAGGGACTCGAGAGGCTGATGAGTGTGAAGAAGATGATGGAAGCAGCTGCCAAACCATTTTAA
- the LOC135641595 gene encoding vacuolar protein 8-like translates to MCPRVAATMEAALPADDGDELPRCRHLLASLSAAASAAQSFRGLWSSVAAAVSRLSAALDGLAAHPPNPLASDLLRSLALTLAPALALAIRCRSPDPPTARLRTQSDIAAASAALHQLAADADVLLGSGALLDPPSPPLEAAGGSSRLESVRAEARSLVTRLQIGSSASRIAALDSLLDLLREDDKNVVVAAASGLVPALVRLLDSAAGSASCHETREKAAAAIARISAVQSCRHLLLAEGPPLLNHLSRVLESEGGAAKEKACVALQTLTLTWENAVIIGSRGGIAALLGICRSGTPSAQATAAAVLKNLAMVQELRQNFMEENGVPVLIRVLAFGTPLAQANAVGCLCNLSAGEESQSIKLSIFKEGALECLKNHWEASGSGDVQNLEAAIGLLGNLASFRYIAEIVATAGLLPRVISALENSQPGTRTEAAKAVAELGLVIGRTRKEFGDAVPLLVRMLEAKAGEEKEAAARALASLMSFPEYQRLLRKEEKGIVNVVQLLDPLVRDLDKRYAISVLALISQSSKCRKQMVAAGACGYLQRLVGMEVDGAKKLLENLGRGKILGVFPRT, encoded by the coding sequence ATGTGCCCCCGTGTTGCTGCCACCATGGAGGCTGCGCTCCCCGCCGACGATGGTGACGAGCTCCCCCGCTGTCGCCACCTCCTCGCCTCCCTTTCCGCCGCCGCTTCCGCCGCCCAGTCGTTCCGCGGCCTCTGGTCCTCCGTCGCCGCCGCAGTCTCCCGCCTGTCCGCGGCCCTCGACGGCCTCGCCGCCCACCCCCCTAACCCCCTCGCCTCGGACCTTCTTCGCTCCCTCGCCCTGACACTCGCCCCAGCCCTCGCCCTCGCCATCCGCTGCCGTTCCCCTGACCCTCCCACCGCCAGGCTCCGCACCCAGAGCGATATCGCGGCCGCTTCCGCCGCCCTCCACCAGCTAGCCGCCGACGCCGACGTCCTGCTCGGCTCTGGCGCCCTCCTCGACCCGCCGTCGCCGCCGCTGGAGGCAGCGGGTGGGAGCTCCCGCCTCGAGTCCGTCCGGGCGGAGGCCAGAAGCCTCGTGACCCGCCTCCAGATCGGGAGTTCCGCTTCGAGGATCGCTGCCTTGGATTCTCTGCTCGACCTGCTTCGAGAGGACGACAAGAACGTCGTAGTCGCCGCCGCCAGCGGGTTGGTGCCGGCGCTGGTCCGTCTCCTCGACTCCGCCGCTGGCTCCGCCTCGTGCCACGAGACGAGGGAGAAAGCCGCGGCGGCGATCGCGAGGATCTCGGCCGTGCAGAGCTGCCGCCACCTCCTGCTGGCGGAAGGCCCGCCCCTCCTCAATCACCTCTCCCGCGTCCTGGAGTCCGAGGGAGGCGCCGCAAAGGAGAAGGCCTGCGTGGCCCTCCAAACCCTAACGCTAACTTGGGAAAACGCGGTCATCATCGGGTCCCGCGGCGGGATCGCAGCCCTCCTTGGGATCTGCCGCTCAGGAACGCCCTCCGCCCAGGCCACCGCAGCCGCAGTGCTGAAGAACCTCGCAATGGTTCAAGAACTCCGGCAGAACTTCATGGAAGAGAACGGTGTCCCCGTCCTCATTAGGGTTTTGGCCTTCGGGACCCCTCTTGCCCAAGCGAACGCTGTCGGTTGCCTCTGTAATCTATCAGCCGGCGAAGAATCGCAGAGCATAAAGCTATCTATCTTCAAAGAAGGCGCTTTGGAATGCCTAAAGAACCACTGGGAAGCAAGCGGCAGCGGAGATGTTCAAAACCTCGAGGCTGCAATCGGCTTACTAGGAAATCTGGCATCTTTTAGGTACATTGCTGAGATCGTTGCCACCGCTGGTTTGCTTCCTCGTGTCATCTCTGCACTGGAGAACAGCCAGCCAGGAACAAGAACAGAGGCAGCCAAGGCAGTCGCCGAATTGGGTTTGGTCATAGGGAGGACGAGGAAGGAATTCGGGGATGCGGTGCCTCTACTGGTTCGCATGTTGGAAGCCAAAGCTGGGGAGGAGAAGGAAGCTGCCGCGAGGGCTTTGGCTTCTCTGATGTCATTCCCGGAGTACCAAAGATTATtgaggaaggaggagaaggggattgTTAATGTGGTTCAGCTCCTTGATCCTTTAGTTCGTGATTTGGATAAGAGGTATGCGATATCGGTATTGGCATTGATTTCGCAGTCGAGCAAATGCAGGAAGCAGATGGTGGCTGCAGGAGCTTGCGGGTACCTTCAGAGACTAGTGGGGATGGAGGTGGATGGTGCAAAGAAGCTTCTTGAGAACTTGGGAAGGGGAAAGATACTGGGAGTGTTTCCAAGAACATAA
- the LOC135640125 gene encoding uncharacterized protein LOC135640125 has protein sequence MAEGETNVEPHSHPQTVKPESNPLPPSKRKPDSEALVEEETKHRKLEVASDPAPPIQDGANEDEPADANGDRNAAVDKGKGVLTAVDKGKGIAVDEEGEEEEEEDGGDDKDSDDSSDVGSGDEIVGEEDDDSDFVDDPLAEVDLENILPSRTRRREPPPPGAYFDPDQHEDDSDDSE, from the coding sequence ATGGCTGAGGGTGAGACCAATGTCGAGCCTCATTCCCATCCCCAAACCGTAAAACCAGAATCGAATCCCCTGCCACCCTCCAAGCGCAAGCCCGACTCTGAAGCCCTCGTGGAAGAAGAGACGAAGCATCGGAAGCTCGAGGTCGCCTCTGATCCTGCACCTCCGATCCAAGACGGCGCCAACGAGGACGAACCGGCCGACGCTAATGGGGACCGGAACGCCGCTGTCGATAAGGGGAAGGGAGTGCTCACCGCGGTGGACAAGGGTAAAGGGATAGCGGTCGatgaggagggcgaggaggaggaagaagaagacggggGCGATGATAAGGACAGCGACGACAGTAGCGATGTGGGTAGTGGCGACGAGATTGTCGGAGAGGAGGACGATGACAGTGATTTCGTCGATGATCCACTGGCGGAGGTTGATCTTGAGAACATCCTGCCTTCAAGGACGCGGCGACGGGAGCCTCCGCCTCCGGGGGCTTATTTCGACCCTGATCAGCACGAGGATGACAGCGATGACAGTGAGTAA